A portion of the Streptomyces platensis genome contains these proteins:
- the uvrB gene encoding excinuclease ABC subunit UvrB, whose amino-acid sequence MRPVSKIERTVAPFEVVSPYQPNGDQPAAIAELERRIRGGEKDVVLLGATGTGKSATTAWMIEKLQRPTLVMAPNKTLAAQLANEFRELLPNNAVEYFVSYYDYYQPEAYVPQSDTYIEKDSSINEEVERLRHSATNSLLTRRDVVVVASVSCIYGLGTPQEYVDRMVPLKVGDEIDRDQLLRRFVDIQYTRNDVAFTRGTFRVRGDTIEIFPVYEELAVRIEMFGDEIEALSTLHPLTGEVISDDRELYIFPASHYIAGPERMEKAIAGIEAELADSLATMEKQGKHLEAQRLRMRTTYDIEMMRQIGSCSGIENYSMHMDGREPGSAPNTLIDYFPDDFLLVIDESHVTVPQIGAMYEGDASRKRTLVEHGFRLPSALDNRPLKWEEFLERIGQTVYLSATPGSYELARGDGFVEQIIRPTGLVDPEVVVKPTDGQIDDLVHEIRTRTDKNERVLVTTLTKKMAEDLTDYFLELGIQVRYLHSDVDTLRRVELLRELRSGEYDVLVGINLLREGLDLPEVSLVAILDADKEGFLRSGSALIQTIGRAARNVSGQVHMYADKVTRAMEKAIDETNRRREKQLAYNKENGIDPQPLRKKIGDIVATLAREEIDTQELLGTGYRKGSEGKDAKGKAPVPALGAKGAKGKGGKAGAELTDRPAAELAALIEEMTERMRAAAAELQFEVAARLRDEVGELKKELRQMREAGVK is encoded by the coding sequence ATGCGGCCCGTATCAAAGATCGAACGCACGGTGGCGCCCTTCGAGGTCGTCAGCCCCTACCAGCCCAATGGCGACCAGCCGGCGGCCATCGCCGAGCTGGAGCGGCGCATCCGCGGGGGTGAGAAGGACGTCGTCCTGCTGGGTGCGACCGGCACCGGCAAGTCGGCGACCACCGCGTGGATGATCGAGAAGCTGCAACGCCCCACACTCGTGATGGCGCCCAACAAGACCCTCGCGGCCCAGCTCGCCAACGAATTCCGCGAGCTGCTGCCCAACAACGCCGTCGAGTACTTCGTCTCCTACTACGACTACTACCAGCCCGAGGCGTACGTCCCGCAGTCCGATACGTACATCGAGAAGGACTCCTCCATCAACGAGGAGGTCGAACGGCTGCGCCACTCCGCGACGAATTCGCTGCTCACCCGGCGTGACGTCGTCGTGGTCGCCTCGGTGTCCTGCATCTACGGTCTGGGCACCCCGCAGGAGTACGTGGACCGGATGGTGCCGCTGAAGGTCGGCGACGAGATCGACCGCGACCAGCTGCTGCGCCGCTTCGTCGACATCCAGTACACCCGCAACGACGTGGCCTTCACCCGTGGCACCTTCCGGGTGCGCGGCGACACCATCGAGATCTTCCCGGTCTACGAAGAGCTGGCCGTGCGGATCGAGATGTTCGGCGACGAGATCGAGGCGCTGTCCACCCTGCACCCGCTCACCGGCGAGGTGATCAGCGACGACCGGGAGCTGTACATCTTCCCGGCCAGCCACTACATCGCCGGCCCCGAGCGCATGGAGAAGGCCATCGCCGGGATCGAGGCGGAGCTGGCGGACAGCCTCGCCACGATGGAGAAGCAGGGCAAGCATCTGGAGGCCCAGCGGCTGCGGATGCGCACCACGTACGACATCGAGATGATGCGGCAGATCGGCTCCTGCTCGGGCATCGAGAACTATTCGATGCACATGGACGGCCGTGAACCCGGCTCCGCGCCCAACACCCTCATCGACTACTTCCCCGACGACTTCCTCCTGGTCATCGACGAGTCGCATGTGACCGTCCCGCAGATCGGCGCCATGTACGAGGGCGACGCCTCGCGTAAGCGGACCCTGGTCGAGCACGGCTTCCGGCTGCCGTCCGCCCTGGACAACCGGCCGCTGAAGTGGGAAGAGTTCCTGGAGCGCATCGGCCAGACCGTCTATCTGTCCGCGACCCCGGGCTCGTACGAGCTCGCCCGGGGCGACGGCTTCGTGGAGCAGATCATCCGCCCGACCGGCCTGGTCGACCCGGAGGTGGTGGTCAAGCCCACCGACGGGCAGATCGACGACCTGGTGCACGAGATCCGTACGCGCACGGACAAGAACGAGCGCGTCCTGGTCACCACCCTCACCAAGAAGATGGCCGAGGACCTCACGGACTACTTCCTCGAGCTCGGTATCCAGGTCCGCTATCTGCACAGCGACGTGGACACCCTGCGCCGGGTGGAGCTGCTGCGGGAGCTGCGATCGGGTGAGTACGACGTCCTGGTGGGCATCAACCTGCTGCGGGAGGGCCTCGACCTCCCCGAGGTCTCCCTGGTGGCCATTCTGGACGCCGACAAGGAGGGCTTCCTGCGCTCCGGTTCGGCGCTCATCCAGACCATCGGACGCGCGGCACGCAACGTCTCCGGACAGGTGCACATGTACGCCGACAAGGTCACCCGGGCGATGGAGAAGGCCATCGATGAGACCAACCGCCGCCGGGAGAAGCAGCTGGCGTACAACAAGGAGAACGGCATCGACCCGCAGCCGCTCCGCAAGAAGATCGGCGACATCGTCGCCACCCTCGCCCGCGAGGAGATCGACACCCAGGAGCTGCTGGGCACGGGCTACCGCAAGGGCTCCGAGGGCAAGGACGCCAAGGGCAAGGCACCGGTCCCGGCGCTCGGTGCCAAGGGCGCGAAGGGCAAGGGCGGCAAGGCCGGCGCGGAGCTGACGGACCGTCCCGCCGCCGAACTGGCCGCGCTCATCGAGGAGATGACGGAGCGGATGCGTGCCGCCGCGGCGGAGCTCCAGTTCGAGGTCGCCGCCCGGCTGCGCGACGAGGTGGGTGAACTGAAGAAGGAGCTGCGGCAAATGAGGGAGGCCGGGGTGAAGTAG
- a CDS encoding glycerophosphodiester phosphodiesterase yields MRIRPVATVVSGALMGLSTLALSPAAAQAAPAGHAPLTVAHRGASSYAPENTLAAIDAADRLGIEWVENDVQRTKDGELVILHDNSLARTTNVEQVFPGRSPWNVSDFTLDEIEKLDAGSWFGPKFRGERVPTLEDYMDEVEHNDQSLLMELKSPELYPGIELQTLTELRRAGWLDKGHVKRRLIIQSFNADAIKTVHSLRSDIKTGFLGNPSVADLPKFAKYCDQINPVHTAVTREYVAAVHGLRGPHRKALDLYTWTVDDPAVAVKAAGLGVDGIITNKPDVVRDALEKHDDG; encoded by the coding sequence ATGCGTATTCGCCCCGTCGCCACCGTTGTCTCCGGTGCGCTCATGGGTCTGTCCACGCTCGCCCTCTCCCCGGCCGCCGCCCAGGCCGCGCCGGCCGGACACGCACCGCTGACGGTCGCCCACCGCGGCGCCTCGTCGTACGCGCCCGAGAACACCCTCGCCGCGATCGACGCGGCCGACCGGCTCGGTATCGAGTGGGTCGAGAACGACGTACAGCGCACCAAGGACGGCGAGCTGGTCATCCTCCATGACAACTCGCTCGCCCGGACGACGAACGTCGAGCAGGTCTTCCCCGGGCGCTCGCCCTGGAACGTCTCGGACTTCACCCTCGACGAGATCGAGAAGCTGGACGCGGGCAGCTGGTTCGGGCCGAAGTTCCGGGGGGAGCGGGTGCCGACCCTGGAGGACTACATGGATGAGGTCGAGCACAACGACCAGAGCCTCCTGATGGAGCTCAAGTCGCCGGAGCTCTACCCGGGCATCGAGCTCCAGACCCTCACGGAGCTGCGCCGCGCGGGCTGGCTGGACAAGGGGCACGTGAAGCGCCGTCTGATCATCCAGAGCTTCAACGCCGACGCCATCAAGACCGTGCACAGCCTCCGGTCGGACATCAAGACGGGCTTCCTCGGCAATCCCTCGGTCGCCGACCTCCCGAAGTTCGCGAAGTACTGCGACCAGATCAATCCCGTCCACACGGCGGTCACCCGGGAGTACGTCGCCGCCGTGCACGGTCTGCGCGGCCCGCACCGCAAGGCGCTGGACCTGTACACCTGGACCGTCGACGACCCGGCAGTCGCGGTGAAGGCCGCCGGTCTGGGCGTCGACGGGATCATCACCAACAAGCCCGACGTGGTGCGGGACGCCCTGGAGAAGCACGACGACGGCTGA
- a CDS encoding methylated-DNA--[protein]-cysteine S-methyltransferase produces MTYEEQDSGPATPPDAAPDAAARRDWAWGGLTTPIGPLLLAATREGLVQVVFHADERTTRGALARLEQFFGGPPLAEIPHLTTATAELTAYFAGELRSFTVPLDWSLSAGFNARVLHALADGVPYGSVVGYQDLADRVGEPGAARAVGAAMGSNPLPVVVPCHRVVASDGGIGGFGGGLETKRLLLALEGVLPAPLF; encoded by the coding sequence GTGACGTATGAAGAGCAGGATTCCGGTCCGGCGACACCACCGGACGCGGCACCGGACGCGGCGGCGCGGCGCGACTGGGCCTGGGGAGGGCTGACGACCCCCATCGGCCCGCTGCTGCTCGCCGCGACCCGGGAGGGCCTGGTCCAGGTCGTCTTCCATGCCGATGAGCGGACGACCCGCGGTGCGCTGGCCCGTCTGGAGCAGTTCTTCGGCGGACCGCCCCTCGCGGAGATACCTCATCTGACGACGGCCACCGCCGAGCTGACCGCCTACTTCGCCGGGGAGCTGCGGTCCTTCACCGTCCCCCTGGACTGGTCGCTGTCCGCCGGCTTCAATGCCCGGGTCCTGCACGCGCTGGCCGACGGCGTCCCCTATGGCAGCGTCGTCGGCTATCAGGACCTCGCCGACCGGGTCGGGGAGCCGGGCGCCGCCCGTGCCGTGGGCGCGGCGATGGGTTCCAATCCGCTGCCGGTCGTCGTCCCCTGCCACCGGGTCGTGGCCAGTGACGGCGGGATCGGCGGCTTCGGCGGCGGCCTGGAGACCAAGCGCCTGCTGCTGGCCCTGGAAGGTGTGCTGCCCGCCCCGCTCTTCTGA
- a CDS encoding DUF1697 domain-containing protein: MSRQIALLRGINVGGHNSFPKAKQLELAESLGYQDVSVLLQTGNIVFADPGTPPQETARVIHDRIAADLGLTVPVIVRTGTELAAAVAANPFPQAVPEPKSLHVTFLSAVPADTSRLDALDPAAFTPDQYRLIGRELYLWCPGGIGRSKLADAVSRAPLGVTATARNWNTVTKLLALAAA; the protein is encoded by the coding sequence ATGTCCCGTCAGATCGCTCTGCTCCGCGGCATCAACGTCGGCGGCCACAACTCCTTCCCCAAGGCGAAGCAGCTGGAGCTGGCCGAGTCGCTGGGCTACCAGGACGTCTCGGTCCTGCTCCAGACCGGCAATATCGTCTTCGCCGACCCCGGTACACCGCCCCAGGAGACGGCCCGGGTGATCCATGACCGGATCGCCGCCGACCTCGGTCTGACGGTGCCGGTGATCGTCCGGACCGGTACCGAGCTGGCCGCCGCCGTCGCCGCGAACCCGTTTCCGCAGGCCGTGCCGGAGCCCAAGAGCCTCCATGTCACGTTCCTGTCGGCGGTGCCGGCCGACACCTCCCGGCTCGACGCACTCGACCCGGCCGCGTTCACGCCCGATCAGTACCGGCTGATCGGGCGCGAACTGTATCTGTGGTGCCCCGGCGGCATCGGCCGCTCCAAGCTGGCCGACGCGGTGAGCCGCGCACCGCTGGGGGTCACTGCCACCGCCCGTAACTGGAACACCGTCACCAAGCTGCTGGCCCTGGCGGCCGCCTGA